TTGAGCGCGAACGGGGAGGCCGCATCGCGCATGGTAACGACGACCGCGCCCGGACGTATGGCCAGAGACTCGCGGCCGACGGTGTCCTGATGCTCCAGCTGAAAGTGCTCTTTCATCTGCCGCGTGGCCAGGTCGTGCCGCCGCTTGTTCTCCCGCTCCGAAAGAGAAAAGATTACGAAAAATACCACGGCAAACAAGATGCCACTTACCGTCGCTACCGACTTGGTAAATAGGTTCACGGTCGCAGTCGTAAGGAGAACGAGAAAGATCGAGATAAGTCCAACGGGAATCTCAGTCTTTCCAATTTTGATGTTGAGAGGTACCTTCCACCCGCGCTCGCCGTGATACTTCCACCGCAGGACAAGCATCGCCAGCGAGTTGAAGGTAAAGCTCCAGATGACGCCAAAAGCATAGGCTTCGCCGAGCATGATGACATTGCCGCGGGAAGCAATAATGGTAAACATCTGCAGGCCGGCGACAAGATTGACGATGCGATAACTCGTGCCAAAGCGCCGCTGTGGTCTTCGGAACCAGTCCGCCAGGACGCCATCCTCCGCCACGCGCATCAGCACGCCAGTCGATCCGACGATGGCCGTGTTCACCGCACCCCCCAGAATCAGGAAGCCGACGATGACGACAAAGACGCGGAACGCAATCTTCAAGGCAAGCGGCCCGACCATGTACATCGCCATGCCGGCGATCAGATTGTCGCGGTACACGGGCACGCGAACCGAGTCAGGGATCAGCATCACGGCCAGCAACGTGCCGACGCCGGTGAAGATGAAGCTGTAAAGTGCGATCACAATCGCAGCGCGTTTGAGGTTCTTCAGCTTCGGGTGTTCGATCTCGCGGTTGACCTGCGCCAGCGACTCTTCGCCGCTCATCGCCAGCACGGAGTGGCCAAACGCCATAATGATGCCGAACAGTCCAAGCGTCTTTGCGAAGTTCGTATTCTTGAGGAAGCCCAGGGCATCCTTGCTAAATGAAAGATTCTCCGGTATTGGCAGTGGGGGCAGGTGTGCTCCCAGCTTGAACACCGAGAAGAAGCCCCATGCCAGAAGGATCACAACCATCACGGTCGTGATCTTCATCACCTTCAGGGCCTTGTCGCTGGACTCCTTGATGCCCTTGGTGTTTTGCCACCAGAAGTAGATCGTGACCATTCCGGCAATGGTTGCGGAAGTGCCGTCTACAGGGAGCTGCCGCGCCACGCCGTCGGCGTGCGTCGCCAGTATGGTCACCCAGTGATGCGCTGTGCAGATTCGCAGTAACTCGTTGAGTAGTCCAACAATATACTGTCCGGCCGAGACGCCGGAGATCGGCCCCGTGAGGATGTAGTCGAACATCAGCGCCGACACACTGAGCTTTGCGAAGGTCCCGCCGAGCGCCTCTTTTACGATGCGGTAGACTCCTCCGCGGGTGAACATGCTGCAGCTCTCGACGTACACCGCGCGCACCGCGAAGCTGAACAGCATCACTCCGAGGACGAACCAGGGAGCCGACTTACCCACAGCCTCCTCGGCGATTCCGCCAGCATAGAAGGCTGAGGAGCCCAAGTCATTCAAAACAATCGCTGCCGCTCGCCAGAAAGAGATAAAGGTGAGCATCACCGATGAGGCCACGACCAGGCGAACCCTGGCGGGGAGGGGCTTATACGTAGTTTGTTTGGAGGCCATTATTAGTTTGCGTTCAGCAATGCGTCCCGCAGCCGCAGGTTACTCTTCATGTTCCAGCAGCTCTTTCAAATCCTCGATGAAACTCACCACAACCACGATGGCTGAACCCGCCAACCCCACTAAAAAAAGAGGCACGACGATCTTGGCAACGAAGTGAATGATGATGTCCATACCACTGCGTATTGTATCGCCACTTTAGCGTTCCTTAGGGTCGGCAGATGGTAGACTGCCGGTGCGATGCGACCTCTTCCAACGAAGCTCTGGGTCCTGGCCGCACTCTCAGGCGTCCTTCAGGTTCTTCCTTTTCCCATTGCAGGGCCGGCGCCGGTGTGGCGCGCTGCATTCTGCTGGATCGCCCTGTTGCCGCTTCTCTGGGCGGTGCTGGGCAACAATAAGCAGGGAAAGCCACTTACTCTTGCTCAGGGCGCAATCCTCGGCTATCTGAGCGGATTCGTCTGGTACCTGGGCAACTGTTACTGGATCTACCAGACGATGTATCTCTACGGCGGCCTCGCCCGGCCGGTCGCTGCTGGCATCCTTGTTCTGTTCTGTCTCTATCTCGGCCTGTATCACCTTCTCTTCGCCACGTTGCTTGTTGCTTTCCGTTCGCGGTTTGGCCGTCAGGCTGCGATTTTGCTCAGTCCTTTCGCCTGGGTCGCCGTGGAGCTTGCTCGCTCACGCATCACCGGCCTCCCGTGGGACCAACTCGGGATCGCGCAGATCGATAACCCGCTGCTTACGCGCCTCGCTCCCTATGCCGGAGGCTACGGCCTTTCGTTCGTCATCGCTGCAATCAACGCGCTCTGGCTCGCGCGCATTCAGATTCGAGAGCGCCGTCATACTCGCTTGATCCTCACGTTCGCCGGCGTTGCGATCATCGTTTTCTACGTTCTCGGATTGCAGCGGATTCAGGCCCCCGTCGTCCTGCAGACCAACGCATACGCGACGCTGGTGCAGGAGAATCTTGAGGTAGGAGCCGCCGCCACAGAACCGGAGCCGAGCACCCAGCAACTGCTCGAATCCTTCTCCTACCTCAGTCGCCACCCAGGCAGTCGCCTCTTTCTCGGCATGCCGGAGCAGCGCAGCACGCCGATGGTTGACTTCCTGCCGAAGGCTGAACCCGCGAGCACCAACCTGATCGTCTGGCCCGAGTCTCCCGCTCCCTTTCAGGAGAACGATCCGCAGTTCCGCGCCGCGCTCTCTTCCCTGGCGCGCGAGGCCAACGCGCCCATCATCGCGGGCAATATCGGCATCGAGCGCACCACCGAGAACGCCCGCGGTTATCACCTCTTCAACTCCGCCTCGTTCGTCACACCGCAGGGAGAGTTCGCCGGCCGCTACGACAAGATGCACCTCGTCCCCTTTGGCGAGTACGTTCCCTTCAAGCAGATCTTCTTCTTTGCCAAGAACCTGCTCAATGAGGTGGGAACCTTCGAGCCTGGCACAGAGCGGTCCATCTTCAACGTCAACGGCCACGGCTACGGCACCTTCATCTGCTACGAGTCCGTCTTCGGCGACGAGGTCCGCCACTTCACCCAGCAGGGAGCCGAGGTGCTCATCAACATCTCCAACGACGGCTGGTACGGCGACACCAGCGCTCCCTGGCAACACCTCAACATGGTCCGCATGCGCGCCATCGAAAATCATCGATGGGTCCTTCGCGCCACTAACACCGGGGTCACGGCGGCCATCAGCCCCACGGGGCGCGTCGTAGCTGCGGCGCCGCGCCACGTTCGCACCAGTATCCGAGTCAGCTTCTCTTTTGAGAACGGCCTTACCTTCTACGCCGCGCACGGCGACCTCTTCGCCTACGCCTGTGCTCTGGTGACGGCCCTCGCGCTCGCACTTAGTCTGCGGACAAAAATCGCCGCAAGAGAATCTGCGAGCGAAATTGCCGTAAACTGAAAGAGATATGATTACCGATCTTGAGTACACGTACTCCCCGGTTCGCGAGAAGGTTCGCGATCTGCGGGAGTATCTTTGACTCCGCCCGCCTTCGCCGTGAACTAGCCACCATCGAAGAGAAGACCGCCGACCCAGCCATCTGGGCTGATCCCGCGCGTTCGCAGCCGCTCATGCGCGAGCGCAAGCGCATCGAGACGCTTCTCGCCGACGACGCTGAGCTGGAGCGCCGCTCCGACGACATCGAGACCTACTTCGAGCTCGCCAAGGAGGGTGAGAACACCGAGGCCGAACTCGCGCGCGAGATCCCCTCGCTCATCGACTTCGCCGATAAGCTCGAGGCCCGCACGATGCTCTCCGAGGAGAGCGACCCGCTCAACGCCATCGTCGTCGTCCACCCCGGCGCCGGAGGCACCGAGTCACAGGACTGGGCCGAGATGCTCATGCGCATGTACATCCGCTGGGGCGAGCGCCAGAACTTCAAGGTTGAGATCAACGAGGTTCAGGACGGCGACGAAGCCGGCATCAAGTCCGCCACCTTCACCATCTCCGGCGACTTCGCCTACGGCTTGCTCTCGGGAGAGACCGGCGTACACCGCCTCGTCCGCATCTCGCCGTTCGACTCTGCCAAGCGACGCCACACCAGCTTCGCCAGCGTCTTCGTCTCGCCTGAGATCGACGACACCATCGTCATCGACATCAAGCCTGAGGACCTCCGCATTGACACTTACCGGTCTGGAGGCAAAGGCGGGCAACATGTCAACACGACGGACTCCGCCGTGCGCATCACGCACATTCCCACCGGCCTCGTCGCCGGGTGTCAGAACGAGCGCTCGCAGCACAAGAACAAAGAGAAGGCGATGAAGCTCCTCCGCTCGCGCCTCTACGAGTACGAACTCGAGAAGAAGAAGGCCGCCAGCAAGAAGCTCGAGGACTCCAAGCTCGACATCAAGTTCGGCTCGCAGATCCGCAGCTACGTCCTGCAGCCCTACCGAATGGCCAAGGACCTCCGCACCCGCGTCGAAGTGGGCGATGTCGACAGGGTCCTCGACGGCGATCTCGAGCCCTTCATCCGTGGATACCTGCGCATGCGCCGCGAAGGTAGCCTCCCGGCCGAAGTCGCTCCCGACGACGAACTTTAGCTAGACTCGCTTGCTTGGCGTCGTCATCGCTCGCAAGCCCACTTTGTGACCTGAAGATGCCAGCGAGCATCTAATGGAACAAGGAAGGGAACTATCTTATGTCGAAGGCCCCCGCAGATATTGGTAACGGCGAGCTTCGAAAGCAACTCCTCGCGCTTCTTCGCGGCGGGCAGGCCCACGCGACCCTCGAGGAAGTTATCAGAGACTTTCCCGAGCAACACCGCGGCACTGTTCCAGCCAACCTGCCTTATTCTGCCTGGCAGATCCTCGAGCATCTTCGCATTACTCTGCGCGACATTCTCGACTTCAGCGCTCCACCCACCGGAGGCTACCATCCCATCGAATGGCCCGACGGTTACTGGCCAAAATCCCCCGAGCCGCCTTCCCCGCACGCCTGGGACGCAACCATCGCGACTATACGCAAAGATCTCGAAACCTTTGAGGCTCTCATAACGCGGACTGAAGCCGATCTCTACAAGCCCTTCCGTTGGGGCGACGGACAGAATCTCCTGCGTGAGGCGATGCTCATTGCAGACCACAACGCCTACCACCTCGGCGAACTCGTCGTCATTCGTCGCCTGCTCGGCGTCTGGCACAGTTAGACTCGATTTGCAGGGATAAGATCAGACACTATGAACGAACCTGAAACCATTCGCGCGATGCTCGGCAATCCACCTGCCGAGCCCCGCACCATCGCGGTCATCGGCCTCTCCGGCGACTCGAACAAGCCGAGCCACTTCGTCCCGGAGTACATGCAGCAGCATGCCTACCGTATCCTGCCGGTCAACCCAATGGTGGAGGCCGTTCTCGGAGAAAAGTCGTACCCGGCGCTCAGCGACCTTCCCGTCAGGCCCGACGTCGTCAACGTCTTCCGCCTGCCAAAGTACATTCCTTCCATCGTCGACGAGATGCTTCAGCTCGGCCTCAAAAATCTCTGGGTCCAGCAAGGAATCATCCACCTTGAAGCTGCTCGACGAGCCGAGGCCGGAGGCATCCGCGTCGTGATGGACCGTTGCATCATGGTAGAGCATCGCTGCGCCGGCCTCTGACACTGTCACCTTGGGCCACTTTCCGACGTCTAACCCTTATCTACAATCAAAGCACATGAATGTCCGCCACTATCTAGTCAATCTTCTACTCCTGCTCTCCGCCGCTCTAGGCTCTGCGAACGCGCAGATCCCGACCGTCGGCGACGGTGGCCCCGGCCCCGTCAAGGCGCAACACCTCACCGCGGAACTGGTCTCGCTCGCGCCCTCTATCGCGCCCGGCGGAACCCTGCAGGTTGGCCTCGTCCTCACCTTGGAAGAGAAGTGGCACGTCTATTGGATCAACGCAGGTGACTCAGGCGAGCCGCCAAAGATCACCTGGACCCTCCCTTCGGGCATCACCGCTGGCCCGATGCAGTTCCCCATCCCCAGCCGGCTGCCGCTCGGCCCTCTTATGGACTTCGGCTACCAGGACGAGGTCGCCTTCCCGGTCCAGATCACTGCCGCGAAGAACCTCAAGCCCGGTCCCATCCATCTTGACGCAAAGGTCAACTGGCTCGTCTGCCGCGAGGTCTGCATCCCGGGCAAAGCGAACCTCGGACTAAACCTCACCGTCGATCCCGCAGCCACTGCCCCGGCGCAGCCGGTAGGCGCGCTCGGCGAAGCGCTCGGCCTGCTGCCCAAGCCTCTTCCCTCCGAGATGCGTGCCACAGTGACCGGCGGCAGGCAGGCGTTCGTCCTCAACCTCGTCACCGGCAAACGGCAGAACGACGCC
The Edaphobacter bradus genome window above contains:
- a CDS encoding DinB family protein, which gives rise to MSKAPADIGNGELRKQLLALLRGGQAHATLEEVIRDFPEQHRGTVPANLPYSAWQILEHLRITLRDILDFSAPPTGGYHPIEWPDGYWPKSPEPPSPHAWDATIATIRKDLETFEALITRTEADLYKPFRWGDGQNLLREAMLIADHNAYHLGELVVIRRLLGVWHS
- a CDS encoding CoA-binding protein, yielding MNEPETIRAMLGNPPAEPRTIAVIGLSGDSNKPSHFVPEYMQQHAYRILPVNPMVEAVLGEKSYPALSDLPVRPDVVNVFRLPKYIPSIVDEMLQLGLKNLWVQQGIIHLEAARRAEAGGIRVVMDRCIMVEHRCAGL
- a CDS encoding APC family permease translates to MASKQTTYKPLPARVRLVVASSVMLTFISFWRAAAIVLNDLGSSAFYAGGIAEEAVGKSAPWFVLGVMLFSFAVRAVYVESCSMFTRGGVYRIVKEALGGTFAKLSVSALMFDYILTGPISGVSAGQYIVGLLNELLRICTAHHWVTILATHADGVARQLPVDGTSATIAGMVTIYFWWQNTKGIKESSDKALKVMKITTVMVVILLAWGFFSVFKLGAHLPPLPIPENLSFSKDALGFLKNTNFAKTLGLFGIIMAFGHSVLAMSGEESLAQVNREIEHPKLKNLKRAAIVIALYSFIFTGVGTLLAVMLIPDSVRVPVYRDNLIAGMAMYMVGPLALKIAFRVFVVIVGFLILGGAVNTAIVGSTGVLMRVAEDGVLADWFRRPQRRFGTSYRIVNLVAGLQMFTIIASRGNVIMLGEAYAFGVIWSFTFNSLAMLVLRWKYHGERGWKVPLNIKIGKTEIPVGLISIFLVLLTTATVNLFTKSVATVSGILFAVVFFVIFSLSERENKRRHDLATRQMKEHFQLEHQDTVGRESLAIRPGAVVVTMRDAASPFALKWALSHTNTDDQDLVVLAARMMGAGGPEYVDASEQLFSEHEQMLFTKAVSVAESFGKHISLLVVPAGDIFAALVQTANSLDAAAVVSGLSSKLTAQEQAYHVGQAWEALPEPKRQFTFYVVKPDGEALSFHIGPHAPTITPDEVQLVHRLWLNMRRSPEMEQLHHCDVITYALTRLASEFARDKQATLKGLRQCMDEVNNRRGLGTSFREELDDTGPGYAIRPADLSRKDEQVSSVSQK
- the prfB gene encoding peptide chain release factor 2 (programmed frameshift) — encoded protein: MITDLEYTYSPVREKVRDLREYLDSARLRRELATIEEKTADPAIWADPARSQPLMRERKRIETLLADDAELERRSDDIETYFELAKEGENTEAELAREIPSLIDFADKLEARTMLSEESDPLNAIVVVHPGAGGTESQDWAEMLMRMYIRWGERQNFKVEINEVQDGDEAGIKSATFTISGDFAYGLLSGETGVHRLVRISPFDSAKRRHTSFASVFVSPEIDDTIVIDIKPEDLRIDTYRSGGKGGQHVNTTDSAVRITHIPTGLVAGCQNERSQHKNKEKAMKLLRSRLYEYELEKKKAASKKLEDSKLDIKFGSQIRSYVLQPYRMAKDLRTRVEVGDVDRVLDGDLEPFIRGYLRMRREGSLPAEVAPDDEL
- the lnt gene encoding apolipoprotein N-acyltransferase, with amino-acid sequence MRPLPTKLWVLAALSGVLQVLPFPIAGPAPVWRAAFCWIALLPLLWAVLGNNKQGKPLTLAQGAILGYLSGFVWYLGNCYWIYQTMYLYGGLARPVAAGILVLFCLYLGLYHLLFATLLVAFRSRFGRQAAILLSPFAWVAVELARSRITGLPWDQLGIAQIDNPLLTRLAPYAGGYGLSFVIAAINALWLARIQIRERRHTRLILTFAGVAIIVFYVLGLQRIQAPVVLQTNAYATLVQENLEVGAAATEPEPSTQQLLESFSYLSRHPGSRLFLGMPEQRSTPMVDFLPKAEPASTNLIVWPESPAPFQENDPQFRAALSSLAREANAPIIAGNIGIERTTENARGYHLFNSASFVTPQGEFAGRYDKMHLVPFGEYVPFKQIFFFAKNLLNEVGTFEPGTERSIFNVNGHGYGTFICYESVFGDEVRHFTQQGAEVLINISNDGWYGDTSAPWQHLNMVRMRAIENHRWVLRATNTGVTAAISPTGRVVAAAPRHVRTSIRVSFSFENGLTFYAAHGDLFAYACALVTALALALSLRTKIAARESASEIAVN